A genomic window from Candidatus Hydrogenedentota bacterium includes:
- a CDS encoding glucosamine-6-phosphate isomerase: MNLMSTLKGSLLEGFFPEGWNLDALDALCARPPESVTTPEKWWSKKFEAVPCGTLADFDTMMGHEIALEIAEAKRAGKQIAFILPVGPMGMYRWAVYFLKAWGVDCRHVHGFNMDEWSDGEGNTLPGDDPGAFQNAMEQAFYGPLGKLTVPKGQRHFATRNSLPRFGAQIAALKAKGARLVTVYGIGRACHIAFWEPHFAAEYKTVAEWKKAEYRLGAQLCPLTIEQNAITSFKSRTTLVPARANTIGPGLFLQSDRCVGGADGALGRGMMWQGMSLWASLHHAPTPWIPSTFMPTMPGRLFFLKELAGPLEPECN; encoded by the coding sequence ATCAATCTCATGAGCACCCTGAAGGGGTCCCTGCTGGAGGGTTTTTTCCCGGAGGGATGGAACCTTGATGCGCTGGACGCGCTGTGCGCGCGCCCGCCGGAGTCCGTCACCACGCCGGAGAAATGGTGGAGCAAAAAGTTTGAGGCGGTGCCCTGCGGGACCCTGGCCGACTTTGACACGATGATGGGCCATGAGATTGCGCTGGAAATCGCGGAGGCGAAGAGGGCGGGGAAACAGATCGCGTTCATCCTGCCGGTCGGGCCGATGGGCATGTACCGCTGGGCGGTGTATTTCCTGAAGGCCTGGGGCGTGGACTGCCGCCATGTGCACGGGTTCAACATGGACGAATGGAGCGACGGGGAGGGGAACACCCTGCCGGGCGACGACCCGGGGGCGTTTCAGAACGCGATGGAGCAGGCGTTCTACGGGCCGCTGGGGAAACTGACCGTGCCGAAGGGCCAGCGCCACTTTGCCACGCGGAACAGCCTGCCGCGCTTCGGCGCCCAGATTGCCGCGCTGAAGGCGAAGGGCGCGCGGCTGGTGACGGTCTACGGCATCGGCCGGGCCTGCCACATCGCGTTTTGGGAGCCCCATTTCGCGGCGGAGTACAAGACGGTGGCGGAGTGGAAAAAGGCGGAGTACCGGCTGGGGGCGCAGCTCTGCCCGCTGACCATCGAGCAGAACGCGATCACGAGCTTCAAGAGCCGCACGACGCTGGTGCCCGCGCGCGCGAACACCATCGGCCCGGGCCTCTTCCTCCAGTCGGACCGGTGCGTCGGCGGCGCGGACGGCGCGCTCGGGCGGGGCATGATGTGGCAGGGCATGTCGCTTTGGGCGAGCCTGCACCACGCGCCGACGCCGTGGATTCCGAGCACGTTCATGCCGACCATGCCGGGCCGGCTGTTTTTCCTGAAGGAGCTGGCGGGCCCGCTCGAACCGGAATGCAACTAG